In a genomic window of Thalassophryne amazonica chromosome 12, fThaAma1.1, whole genome shotgun sequence:
- the LOC117521930 gene encoding uncharacterized protein LOC117521930, producing MLLITSYFTFAPLLLMLTSPAWKLSQSVPMMGKQPVTDSCVSYSWTLLQNIIGALMQNSLFNGIDCPKQSIVLNNNTLTESVCTPKESTCYGFTKSEFDQESCLTNIGEDLRHYSTFLEDQPDPEHLLGPTVLFSLKELMKHCFAWALPKQDVPMKEATADRPSSYDERLNLCKVLRGFQVRTITVNRAVRYINSGQHTK from the exons ATGTTGCTCATCACCTCCT ATTTCACTTTTGCGCCGTTGCTTCTGATGCTCACCTCCCCTGCGTGGAAATTAAGCCAATCGGTGCCCATGATGGGTAAACAGCCAGTAACAGATTCCTGTGTTTCCTACTCGTGGACACTACTGCAGAACATCATCGGGGCGCTCATGCAG AATAGTCTCTTCAATGGAATCGACTGCCCAAAGCAGAGCATAGTGTTGAACAACAACACTCTCACAGAGTCTGTGTGCACGCCAAAG GAATCAACATGCTATGGATTTACAAAATCAGAATTTGATCAG GAGTCCTGCTTGACAAACATTGGGGAGGATCTGCGTCACTATTCCACATTTCTTGAAGACCAGCCAGATCCCGAGCATTTACTCGGTCCCACTGTTCTGTTCAGTCTGAAGGAACTCATGAAG CACTGCTTCGCCTGGGCTCTGCCAAAACAAGACGTGCCCATGAAGGAG GCCACCGCAGATCGTCCAAGCTCCTATGACGAAAGACTGAATCTCTGCAAGGTGCTGAGGGGCTTTCAGGTCCGGACCATCACAGTCAACAGAGCTGTCAGATACATCAACTCCGGACAACACACTAAATGA